A section of the Telopea speciosissima isolate NSW1024214 ecotype Mountain lineage chromosome 3, Tspe_v1, whole genome shotgun sequence genome encodes:
- the LOC122657139 gene encoding uncharacterized protein LOC122657139: protein MWTFASNAIGGSVGLKDCKSGRTGSDCSDDEVSSNASREEGLECPICWESFNIVENVPYVLWCGHTLCKNCVLGLQWAVVKFPTLPVQLPLFISCPWCNLLSFRLVYKGVLKFPRKNFFLLWMVESMNGDRGKSHSTFCGDQPVWSPNNNLALGGQVNHRNLRRAPHGNRLEQSERDRDHVSFGHYLNVERLHASIRKSLVFFVHMTAKFPLVIIFLLIVLYAVPASAAILALYILITVLFALPSFLILYFAYPSLDWLVREIIA from the coding sequence ATGTGGACTTTCGCCTCAAATGCCATTGGTGGGAGCGTTGGATTGAAGGACTGTAAATCGGgtcgaactggttcagactgcTCGGATGATGAGGTTTCTTCGAATGCCAGCAGAGAGGAAGGGCTAGAATGCCCAATATGTTGGGAATCCTTCAATATTGTTGAGAATGTGCCCTATGTTTTATGGTGTGGCCACACCCTCTGCAAGAACTGTGTTCTGGGGCTCCAATGGGCTGTGGTGAAGTTTCCCACTCTACCAGTTCAACTCCCACTTTTCATTTCCTGTCCATGGTGCAACCTATTATCCTTCCGGCTGGTCTACAAGGGGGTTCTCAAGTTCCCTCGCAagaacttctttcttctctggATGGTTGAGAGCATGAATGGTGATAGGGGGAAATCTCATTCAACTTTTTGTGGGGATCAACCAGTTTGGTCTCCTAACAACAATTTAGCCCTTGGAGGTCAAGTTAACCATCGAAATCTCCGGAGGGCTCCACATGGGAACCGTCTGGAGCAGTCGGAGCGAGATCGTGATCATGTTAGTTTTGGTCATTACCTCAATGTGGAAAGGTTACATGCATCCATACGCAAGtctcttgttttctttgttcaCATGACAGCTAAGTTCCCACTggtcatcatatttcttctGATAGTGTTGTATGCCGTACCAGCCAGTGCGGCTATCTTGGCCCTGTACATACTTATCACAGTTCTGTTTGCActtccttcttttcttataTTGTACTTTGCTTACCCTAGTTTGGATTGGTTGGTGAGAGAAATCATCGCTTGA